A region of Drosophila suzukii chromosome 2L, CBGP_Dsuzu_IsoJpt1.0, whole genome shotgun sequence DNA encodes the following proteins:
- the LOC108020906 gene encoding protein toll, giving the protein MWLLLLLLALISPSWQENATVITSSYVTKAGCEARVKEPNLCDCQDQEIKCENLQLHSDNLNLYGISCSIFDARGYGYIPPLQVGNIGSLIVQNCAIPNAQSIKYLLSKLGVSNYTELEIFNYFDPKKTDRGEVLQQHYTDHEGLKKVSIIGFKSTLPENFLENLPALKQLSLKGSSDLPGSILHNLKNLTHLEIVVKNLCKVSGDIFAKQTKLKHLMIDCDAKNSSVEMSAFGPQELWHMTDLQSVEIFNCGDNVPTELFWMSEQLAYIGIRSNISYLSKDFFKVQKNLLTLRLERNNIARLPDQLFRNTPLLLEIHLAFNNLDRIQSGLFDKLRNLQVLNLEHNPITTIALNAFTPIPTAHIYVGKLFKAAKNNADWARSTNATICEEEYIYGVCIYCKRDEYLDHFADSENCNKPNPKAKDVLAKKAYENQLKAMPTHSWKKAKEYPEKEEKP; this is encoded by the exons ATGTGGCTGCTACTGCTTTTGCTGGCCTTAATTTCGCCCTCGTGGCAGGAAAATGCCACAGTGATCACCAGTAGTTATGTGACCAAAGCGGGATGTGAGGCCCGGGTCAAGGAGCCAAATCTCTGCGATTGCCAGGATCAGGAGATCAAGTGCGAGAATCTCCAGTTGCACAGTGATAATCTGAATTTATACGGCATAAGCTGCAGTATCTTTGACGCCAGAGGATATGGTTATATTCCACCTCTACAAGTGGGTAATATTGGCTCCCTGATCGTTCAAAATTGCGCCATACCAAATGCCCAGAGTATCAAGTATCTGCTCAGTAAACTGGGTGTAAGTAACTACACCGAACTGGAGATCTTCAACTATTTTGATCCCAAGAAAACCGATCGAGGTGAGGTTCTGCAGCAACACTATACAGATCACGAGGGTCTCAAGAAGGTGTCCATCATTGGCTTCAAATCCACATTGCCGGAGAACTTTTTGGAAAACTTGCCAGCACTCAAGCAACTCTCCTTGAAAGGAAGTAGTGATTTACCCGGCTCAATTCTGCACAATCTGAAGAACTTAACCCATCTGGAAATCGTGGTTAAGAACTTGTGCAAGGTATCTGGTGATATATTCGCCAAGCAGACCAAACTTAAGCACCTGATGATCGACTGTGATGCCAAGAATAGTAGTGTCGAGATGTCAGCTTTTGGTCCCCAGGAACTTTGGCACATGACCGATCTTCAGTCGGTTGAGATCTTCAACTGCGGCGATAATGTGCCCACAGAGTTGTTCTGGATGTCGGAACAGTTGGCCTACATTGGAATAAGGAGTAACATCAGCTATCTCAGCAAGGACTTCTTCAAGGTGCAGAAGAATCTGCTCACTTTGAGATTGGAGAGGAACAATATTGCCCGTCTGCCAGATCAGCTCTTTCGAAACACTCCTCTGCTTTTGGAAATACACCTGGCATTTAACAATTTGGATCGCATTCAAAG CGGTCTCTTTGACAAGCTAAGAAACCTACAGGTGCTGAATTTGGAGCACAATCCGATAACAACCATCGCTCTGAATGCCTTTACCCCCATACCAACTGCCCATATCTACGTGGGCAAACTCTTCAAGGCGGCGAAAAACAATGCCGACTGGGCTCGATCCACGAATGCCACAATCTGCGAGGAGGAGTATATCTACGGGGTGTGCATCTACTGCAAACGAGATGAGTATCTGGACCACTTTGCCGACTCGGAGAACTGCAACAAACCGAATCCGAAGGCCAAGGATGTGCTGGCCAAGAAGGCCTACGAGAATCAGCTGAAGGCCATGCCCACCCACTCCTGGAAAAAGGCCAAGGAAT ATCCCGAGAAGGAGGAAAAGCCCTAA